Proteins encoded within one genomic window of Leptospira stimsonii:
- a CDS encoding oxygenase MpaB family protein: MQNFTKYRTMTDPYADQIIEDYFRSGEQEKLKSLMLFNTLTKNFAPLPSELPEYFKDYFERTSRLPEWTDWKKIEIAERTFTSFGPQILMILCCKSLPMSYTCGNGAEVLVHTGRLVEQNGSTDKVYRRLMETTQFVVSVLQAGGLSPQGDGVRVAQKVRLMHASIRHFIKQSGQWNLEWGEPINQEDMAGTLQAFSSLIVEGLSFSGISLSTDEKNAFIHLWRVVGHILGVLPELSPEKYEDAYAIGLSIFQEQRRSSEGGKILAKSLLDFMEYMLPGNLLDGVPLYFLQSYLGKENCLVLGLPWEEKEILGEILEKIMLDFDKTLSKNDHFQKLVSHFSSKLILGMDHFYYKGKKAKFEIPPSLKGNWGV; encoded by the coding sequence ATGCAAAATTTTACAAAATACAGAACTATGACCGATCCTTACGCAGATCAGATCATAGAGGATTATTTTCGATCCGGAGAACAAGAAAAACTCAAAAGCTTAATGCTGTTCAATACGCTTACAAAAAACTTCGCCCCGCTCCCTTCCGAACTACCGGAGTATTTTAAAGATTACTTCGAGAGAACGAGCCGGTTACCGGAGTGGACCGACTGGAAAAAGATCGAAATTGCGGAAAGAACTTTCACTTCTTTTGGACCCCAGATTCTTATGATCCTTTGTTGTAAGTCCTTGCCTATGAGTTATACCTGCGGCAACGGAGCCGAAGTACTTGTTCATACCGGAAGATTGGTGGAACAGAACGGATCTACGGATAAGGTCTATCGCAGATTGATGGAAACGACTCAGTTCGTGGTTTCCGTCTTGCAAGCAGGAGGTCTTTCTCCGCAAGGAGACGGAGTCCGGGTCGCACAAAAAGTAAGACTCATGCACGCGTCCATTCGCCATTTTATAAAACAATCGGGACAATGGAATTTAGAATGGGGAGAACCGATCAATCAAGAAGACATGGCTGGGACCTTACAAGCGTTTTCGAGTTTGATCGTAGAAGGATTGTCTTTCTCCGGAATCTCTCTTTCCACCGATGAAAAGAATGCGTTCATTCATCTTTGGAGAGTTGTGGGACATATCTTAGGAGTTCTACCGGAACTCTCTCCCGAAAAATATGAGGACGCCTATGCGATCGGCCTTTCGATCTTTCAAGAACAGAGAAGATCTTCCGAAGGTGGGAAAATTCTTGCCAAATCGCTGTTAGACTTTATGGAATATATGCTACCTGGAAATTTATTGGACGGTGTTCCATTGTATTTTCTTCAGAGTTATCTCGGAAAGGAGAATTGTCTCGTTCTCGGATTACCTTGGGAAGAGAAGGAAATCTTAGGGGAGATTCTTGAGAAAATTATGTTAGATTTCGATAAGACTCTGAGCAAAAACGATCATTTTCAAAAACTTGTTTCCCATTTTTCATCCAAACTTATCCTCGGGATGGATCATTTTTACTATAAAGGTAAAAAGGCAAAATTCGAAATTCCCCCTTCTCTGAAGGGAAACTGGGGAGTATAA
- a CDS encoding ABC transporter ATP-binding protein, with amino-acid sequence MSLEIKIQKTLRDGTRTFFLDLNFSFEKDFLLIYGPSGAGKTLTLKTIAGLIRPDLGRISFHEDVFFDAGTKVDLPAQKRKIGYLPQGYSLFPHLSVRKNIEFPLKNGFMCRLKQDDQKRIEEILELFEIRNLSESYPKNLSGGQKQRVALARALVKRPDILLLDEPFAALNSELKDRMRNELKEIQKLHQIPVLIVSHDRNDASFFSGEMLTMENGSIFKKMNPLRENVTKGKKRV; translated from the coding sequence ATGTCCCTCGAAATAAAGATTCAAAAAACGTTACGTGACGGAACAAGGACGTTCTTTCTCGATCTGAATTTCTCTTTTGAAAAGGATTTTTTATTGATCTACGGTCCTTCCGGTGCGGGTAAAACTCTGACTCTCAAAACAATCGCTGGTTTGATTCGTCCGGATCTTGGACGAATTTCGTTTCACGAAGACGTATTTTTCGACGCTGGAACTAAAGTGGATCTCCCTGCACAAAAACGAAAGATAGGTTATCTTCCCCAAGGTTATTCTCTTTTTCCTCATCTTTCAGTACGAAAGAATATAGAATTCCCGTTAAAAAACGGTTTTATGTGTCGTTTGAAGCAAGACGATCAAAAAAGAATCGAGGAAATATTAGAATTATTTGAAATACGAAATCTATCGGAAAGTTATCCCAAAAATCTTTCCGGTGGACAAAAACAAAGGGTGGCCTTGGCGAGGGCGCTCGTAAAGCGACCTGACATTCTTCTTTTGGACGAACCCTTTGCCGCCCTCAATTCCGAGTTGAAAGATCGGATGAGAAATGAATTGAAGGAAATCCAAAAACTCCATCAAATCCCGGTCTTGATCGTTTCTCACGATCGCAATGACGCTTCCTTTTTTTCCGGAGAAATGCTAACCATGGAAAACGGTTCTATATTTAAAAAAATGAATCCTTTGAGGGAGAACGTGACAAAAGGAAAAAAAAGAGTTTAG
- the modB gene encoding molybdate ABC transporter permease subunit gives MASLDWETIRYPVLLTLSVSALSTLIATVFGVFCAYTMFKTKFFGKELVDSILTLPLVLPPTVLGYYLLILLGRNGFIGFLLSDLFHFSVLFHWSGAVIASILVSFPLVYRSAKAALEDVDSDMEDTAKTLGKGNVTIFWEILLPLSWRGILAGAMLAYARGMGEFGATLMIAGNIPERTQTLSLAIYDAVQSGNDALAFNLVVLTSILSVLILTVSTKLFKKSHW, from the coding sequence ATGGCATCGCTTGATTGGGAAACGATTCGATATCCGGTTTTATTGACCTTAAGCGTAAGTGCTCTTTCCACATTGATTGCGACCGTCTTCGGAGTGTTTTGCGCGTACACTATGTTTAAAACAAAATTTTTCGGAAAAGAGTTGGTGGATTCCATTCTTACACTTCCGCTCGTTTTACCACCCACCGTTCTCGGATACTATCTATTGATTCTTCTGGGAAGAAACGGATTCATTGGATTTCTTCTTTCCGATTTATTTCACTTTAGCGTTTTATTTCATTGGTCCGGGGCCGTGATCGCTTCCATTTTGGTTTCCTTTCCTTTGGTTTATCGTTCGGCGAAAGCCGCTTTAGAAGACGTAGATTCCGATATGGAGGACACCGCGAAAACATTGGGTAAAGGGAATGTTACGATCTTCTGGGAAATTCTTCTTCCTCTCTCTTGGAGGGGAATTCTTGCCGGAGCGATGCTTGCCTACGCAAGAGGAATGGGAGAATTTGGTGCAACGCTGATGATCGCCGGCAATATTCCTGAAAGGACGCAGACTCTTTCCCTGGCGATCTACGACGCAGTCCAATCCGGGAACGATGCCCTCGCGTTTAATCTTGTCGTTTTGACTTCGATTCTTTCCGTTTTGATTTTAACCGTTTCTACAAAACTTTTCAAAAAATCCCATTGGTAG
- a CDS encoding OmpP1/FadL family transporter produces the protein MQKTKKIDFRKHSKIFLFVCIVFLMGFSSLFGVGLFQPSHNTRYAGMGGVNLAIGGSPMDIATNPANLTKSPKGGLEFGIGLPYIRSTYKDQLADPNPDYAYNNSQNYNILAPLPYFGLNVPITNRLHYGVGVYIPGGGNGQVDGILRVTPNGQSFRDWSGLDIPGPIGDSKKIKEDLLTTFYVVKMTNALAYQFGNLSVGLGIEAIYSKQIAYQRFYDITHTVEVPGQGFDYRSRNAYSMGAIFGLTYAFTDWFKVAYSYQARNILPLDGGMQIGIGDANNYRRTGVSATFNLPEKQGVGFSFGDENLRVGIDFLYYNYNSYDQTFKQTLEDSWFPTAFGKTNTISQNIAYHDSWAGAIGVEYKTDSFAYRSGYRYNTGVVRSEGMSALQAGIMVQQLATLGISFLSGNWSFDFAANYLFSRKIVASQGNDWAVLHSVFNANDIRVLNYTQSLQSDVPALLFGASYRFQ, from the coding sequence ATGCAAAAAACGAAAAAAATTGATTTCCGGAAACATTCAAAAATCTTTCTTTTCGTATGTATCGTTTTTCTGATGGGATTTTCTTCCCTGTTTGGGGTCGGTTTATTCCAACCTTCGCATAATACGCGCTATGCGGGAATGGGTGGTGTAAATCTCGCGATAGGTGGTTCTCCTATGGATATCGCCACCAATCCGGCAAATCTAACAAAAAGTCCGAAGGGCGGCCTCGAATTCGGAATCGGACTTCCGTATATTCGCTCCACGTATAAGGATCAACTCGCCGATCCGAATCCGGATTACGCCTATAATAATTCTCAAAATTATAATATTCTTGCGCCTTTACCTTATTTCGGATTGAACGTCCCGATCACAAATCGTTTGCATTATGGTGTGGGAGTATACATTCCAGGAGGAGGAAACGGACAAGTTGACGGGATTCTCAGGGTGACGCCTAACGGACAATCGTTTCGAGATTGGTCCGGACTCGATATTCCAGGACCTATCGGGGACAGCAAGAAGATCAAAGAAGACCTTCTTACCACGTTCTACGTCGTGAAGATGACCAACGCGTTGGCTTATCAATTCGGAAACTTATCCGTGGGACTCGGAATAGAGGCGATCTATTCCAAACAGATCGCCTATCAACGATTTTACGATATTACACACACAGTAGAGGTGCCGGGACAAGGTTTTGATTATCGAAGCAGAAACGCCTATTCGATGGGAGCGATCTTCGGACTTACCTATGCATTCACTGATTGGTTTAAGGTAGCTTATTCTTACCAGGCTCGGAATATTCTTCCGCTTGATGGTGGGATGCAAATCGGAATCGGAGATGCAAACAACTATAGAAGGACCGGCGTTTCCGCCACCTTCAATCTTCCGGAAAAACAAGGTGTTGGATTTTCTTTTGGCGATGAGAATCTTCGTGTTGGAATCGATTTTCTCTATTACAACTACAATTCTTACGATCAAACCTTCAAACAAACTTTGGAAGATTCTTGGTTTCCTACCGCATTCGGAAAAACGAATACGATCTCGCAAAACATCGCTTATCACGACTCTTGGGCCGGAGCGATCGGAGTGGAATATAAGACCGATTCTTTTGCGTATCGATCCGGTTACCGTTACAATACGGGAGTTGTTCGATCAGAAGGGATGAGCGCGTTACAAGCGGGAATTATGGTTCAGCAATTAGCGACTCTCGGAATCAGTTTTCTCTCCGGAAACTGGAGTTTCGATTTTGCGGCGAACTATCTCTTCTCCAGAAAAATCGTGGCTTCTCAAGGAAACGATTGGGCGGTTTTGCATTCGGTGTTTAATGCGAACGACATCCGCGTTTTGAATTATACACAATCTTTGCAGTCCGATGTTCCGGCTCTTTTGTTCGGAGCTTCGTATCGATTTCAATGA
- the modA gene encoding molybdate ABC transporter substrate-binding protein, translating to MHKIRFIFLFSVFFFFSPVFGEEKKQLIVSAASSLTQAFTEIGREFDKKYSVKVVFNFAGSGVLLQQIENGAPADIFASADQETVERGLEKELFDPKSRKNFMKNKLVLIVPSDGISKIRNLSQLKEDSIQRIAIGNSSTVPAGRYAKEVLEKEGIYQVLENKFIPGENVRQVLDYVARGEVDAGFVYKTDAMLMKDKVRIAIEDLKTKPILYPIVIVSKTTSPKESKLFLEFLSSPEARTIFEKFHFERIGSNRESLSK from the coding sequence ATGCATAAAATTAGATTCATTTTTTTGTTTTCGGTCTTTTTCTTCTTTTCTCCCGTTTTTGGAGAAGAGAAAAAACAACTCATCGTATCCGCGGCTTCCAGTCTGACGCAAGCATTTACGGAAATCGGTAGAGAGTTTGATAAGAAATATTCGGTGAAAGTGGTTTTTAATTTTGCAGGCTCGGGTGTTCTGCTTCAACAAATTGAGAACGGTGCTCCCGCCGATATTTTTGCATCTGCCGATCAGGAGACCGTAGAAAGAGGGTTGGAGAAGGAGCTTTTTGATCCGAAATCTCGGAAGAATTTTATGAAAAATAAATTGGTTCTCATCGTTCCTTCTGACGGAATCTCGAAAATTCGAAACCTTTCTCAACTCAAAGAAGATTCGATTCAAAGAATTGCAATTGGAAATTCCTCCACGGTTCCGGCGGGTCGATATGCTAAGGAAGTTCTGGAAAAAGAAGGAATCTATCAAGTTCTGGAGAATAAATTCATTCCGGGCGAGAACGTTAGGCAGGTATTGGACTACGTCGCGAGAGGCGAGGTGGACGCGGGTTTTGTATATAAGACCGACGCGATGTTGATGAAAGACAAAGTTCGGATTGCGATCGAAGATCTAAAGACGAAGCCGATTCTCTATCCGATCGTAATCGTTTCTAAAACGACATCGCCGAAAGAATCCAAACTTTTTTTGGAGTTCCTATCCTCGCCGGAAGCACGAACGATCTTTGAAAAATTCCACTTTGAAAGAATTGGATCAAACCGTGAATCTCTTTCAAAATAA
- a CDS encoding sulfate ABC transporter substrate-binding protein, with product MNSILAKLTLILILLFAGSFPLFSQTKLLNVSYDPTRELYAQINKLFIAHWKKQTGEELIVNQSHGGSGKQARAVIDGLEADVVTLALAQDIEAIAEKSKLLSTEWENLLPHQSSPYTSAIVLLVRKGNPKGIKDWDDLIKPGIGVVTPNPKTGGGARWNYLAAWGFAKGKYGSEEKAKEFVKNLYKNVLVLDSGARGSLTTFVQRGIGDVLISWENEAHLALKETENQPNSQVEIVFPSVSILAEPSVAVVTKNAEKHGTLKVSESYLKFLYTPEGQEIIAKNYYRPTDSKTLTKHKNIFKTLKLFTIRDVEGTWKKAQEKHFAEGGIFDQVYSK from the coding sequence ATGAACTCAATATTAGCCAAACTCACCTTAATCCTAATTCTTCTGTTTGCGGGTTCTTTTCCCCTCTTTTCCCAGACAAAACTTTTGAATGTTTCCTACGATCCGACTCGCGAACTGTATGCTCAAATCAATAAACTCTTTATTGCTCATTGGAAAAAACAAACCGGAGAAGAATTGATCGTCAATCAATCGCACGGTGGAAGCGGAAAACAAGCCAGGGCCGTGATCGACGGACTCGAAGCCGACGTAGTCACTCTCGCACTCGCCCAGGATATCGAAGCGATCGCGGAAAAATCAAAACTTCTTTCCACTGAATGGGAGAATCTTCTCCCTCACCAAAGTTCTCCTTATACTTCCGCAATCGTTCTCCTCGTAAGAAAAGGAAATCCGAAAGGAATCAAAGATTGGGACGATTTGATAAAACCGGGAATCGGAGTCGTGACTCCGAATCCGAAAACCGGAGGTGGCGCGAGATGGAACTACCTTGCGGCCTGGGGTTTTGCCAAGGGAAAATACGGCTCGGAAGAAAAGGCAAAGGAATTCGTTAAAAATCTCTATAAGAATGTTCTTGTATTGGATTCGGGAGCGAGAGGTTCTCTGACCACATTTGTTCAAAGGGGAATCGGAGACGTTTTGATCTCCTGGGAAAACGAAGCGCACCTCGCACTCAAAGAAACGGAAAACCAGCCGAACTCTCAAGTGGAAATCGTCTTTCCCTCGGTGAGCATTCTCGCCGAACCGTCAGTAGCCGTCGTCACGAAGAACGCCGAAAAACACGGAACCCTTAAAGTATCCGAGAGTTATCTGAAATTCTTATATACTCCCGAAGGACAAGAGATCATCGCAAAAAACTACTATCGCCCTACGGACTCGAAGACTTTGACGAAGCATAAAAACATATTCAAAACTTTGAAACTGTTTACGATCAGAGACGTCGAAGGCACTTGGAAAAAAGCCCAAGAAAAACATTTCGCAGAAGGCGGAATTTTCGATCAGGTTTACTCGAAATAA
- a CDS encoding sulfate ABC transporter substrate-binding protein, with protein sequence MKTKIFKIAAVTFFWTIGNMNLSAKDVTLLNVSYDPTRELYAEYNKLFANYWKSKTGDDVRINQSHGGSGKQARSVIDGLEADIVTLALAYDIDIIASKGLIARDWLKSLPNNSTPYTSTIVFVVRKGNPKNIKDWDDLVKPKVGVITPNPKTSGGARWNYLAAWAFAQKKFNNDNAKVQDFIKTLFKNVPVLDSGARGSSNTFAQNGIGDVLIAWENESFLILEEFGKDKYEVVFPSLSILAEPPVAIVEKNAEKHGTLETAKAYLKSLYSEAAQEIIAKHGYRPRNPTVLKKYESKFPKLDLITVDGHFGGWHKAQKDHFADGASFDQLYVK encoded by the coding sequence ATGAAAACAAAAATTTTTAAAATCGCGGCGGTCACGTTCTTCTGGACCATCGGGAACATGAATCTCTCGGCAAAAGACGTAACTCTACTCAACGTTTCATACGATCCGACCAGGGAGTTATACGCTGAATATAACAAACTGTTCGCCAATTACTGGAAATCGAAAACCGGAGACGACGTTCGTATCAATCAATCACACGGCGGAAGCGGAAAACAAGCAAGATCCGTAATCGACGGACTCGAAGCGGATATCGTGACACTGGCACTCGCGTATGATATCGATATCATTGCTTCCAAAGGGCTGATCGCGAGAGACTGGTTGAAGAGTCTTCCCAATAATAGCACACCATATACTTCCACGATCGTCTTCGTGGTCCGAAAAGGAAATCCGAAGAATATCAAAGATTGGGATGATCTCGTTAAACCGAAGGTCGGAGTGATCACTCCGAATCCGAAAACGAGCGGCGGTGCGAGATGGAATTATCTTGCGGCTTGGGCTTTCGCTCAGAAAAAATTCAACAACGACAATGCTAAGGTTCAGGACTTTATAAAAACGTTATTTAAGAATGTTCCGGTTTTGGATTCCGGCGCCCGCGGTTCGAGCAACACCTTTGCACAAAACGGAATCGGCGACGTCTTGATCGCGTGGGAAAACGAATCCTTTTTGATCTTGGAAGAATTTGGAAAGGATAAATACGAAGTAGTATTTCCTTCCTTAAGCATTCTCGCGGAACCTCCCGTTGCGATCGTAGAAAAAAACGCGGAGAAACACGGAACCTTGGAAACGGCAAAAGCGTATTTGAAATCTCTCTACTCCGAAGCCGCTCAAGAAATCATTGCAAAACACGGATATCGCCCGAGAAACCCGACCGTACTAAAAAAATACGAATCCAAATTTCCAAAATTGGATTTGATCACTGTGGATGGACATTTCGGCGGATGGCATAAAGCACAAAAAGATCATTTTGCAGATGGAGCCTCCTTCGACCAGCTCTACGTAAAATAA
- the cysT gene encoding sulfate ABC transporter permease subunit CysT: protein MSILNVRTKPYGKSAFGISLGLTVTYLSLLVIIPLGALFLKSTGIGWNGFWKLLTNERILSALYLSFGAGAIAAFVNLFLGFLFAWVLVRYEFPGKSLLDSLVDLPFTLPTAVAGIALTTIYTKNGIIGKLLDPYGIKIAYTPIGIVIALIFIGFPFVVRTVQPVLEEFPKELEESAYCLGANRWQIFRRIIFPELIPPMVTGAAMAFARGIGEYGSVVFISGNLPGKTEILPLLIVTKLEQYEYEEATGIAFIMLVISFSILLGINILQTISARRKG, encoded by the coding sequence GTGTCCATCCTGAACGTTAGAACCAAACCCTATGGGAAGTCCGCCTTTGGAATCAGCCTAGGACTTACCGTAACCTACTTGAGTTTGTTAGTCATTATTCCGTTAGGCGCCCTCTTTCTAAAAAGTACGGGAATCGGTTGGAACGGTTTTTGGAAACTTCTCACAAATGAAAGAATTTTATCCGCACTTTACTTGAGTTTTGGCGCGGGAGCGATCGCGGCATTCGTAAATTTATTCCTCGGATTTCTATTTGCTTGGGTTTTAGTTCGATACGAGTTTCCCGGAAAGTCGCTTTTGGATTCGTTAGTCGACCTTCCTTTTACTTTGCCGACCGCGGTAGCGGGAATCGCGTTAACCACCATTTATACGAAAAATGGAATCATAGGAAAACTCCTGGATCCGTACGGAATCAAAATCGCATACACTCCGATCGGAATCGTGATCGCACTTATATTTATCGGCTTCCCCTTTGTGGTAAGAACGGTCCAACCGGTCTTGGAAGAATTTCCAAAGGAATTGGAAGAATCCGCTTATTGCCTCGGTGCAAATCGCTGGCAAATTTTTAGAAGAATCATCTTTCCGGAACTCATTCCTCCCATGGTGACCGGCGCCGCGATGGCGTTTGCAAGAGGAATCGGAGAATACGGATCCGTCGTTTTTATTTCCGGAAATCTTCCCGGTAAAACGGAGATTCTTCCTTTATTGATCGTCACCAAACTCGAACAATACGAATACGAGGAAGCGACGGGGATCGCATTCATTATGCTGGTGATCTCTTTTAGTATATTATTGGGTATTAATATCCTTCAGACGATATCCGCAAGGAGAAAGGGATGA
- the cysW gene encoding sulfate ABC transporter permease subunit CysW, producing MRKESLLARSILIGLVFLFTGLILLLPIYTVFHEAFSKGLDAYLEGIQEPDTISAFKLTLLVVAIAVPLNTVFGIVSSFAVTRFDFPGKSWLLTIIDSPFSVSPVISGLIFILLFGRQGWFGPWLEKMDLKIVFNTPGLVLATVFITLPFVTRELIPILESQGVEEEEAGLLLGASTLKVFFKIVVPGIKYGLLYGIILCNARAMGEFGAVSVLSGHIRGQTNTLPLQIEVLYNEYNSVAAFSAASLLVFLSLITLVAKQILERKIKVTKKEALLQEEA from the coding sequence ATGAGAAAGGAATCCTTATTGGCTCGTAGCATTCTGATCGGCTTGGTTTTTCTATTCACCGGTTTGATTCTTTTACTTCCTATTTACACAGTGTTTCACGAAGCATTTTCAAAGGGACTCGACGCTTATTTGGAAGGAATCCAAGAACCCGATACAATCTCCGCTTTTAAACTCACGCTACTCGTAGTCGCGATCGCGGTTCCTTTGAATACGGTCTTCGGAATCGTTTCCTCTTTCGCGGTGACGAGATTCGATTTTCCAGGGAAGAGTTGGTTATTGACAATCATCGATTCGCCGTTTTCCGTTTCACCGGTTATCTCCGGTTTGATTTTTATTCTTCTTTTTGGAAGACAAGGATGGTTCGGACCTTGGCTTGAAAAAATGGATCTCAAGATCGTTTTCAATACCCCCGGGCTCGTACTGGCGACTGTATTCATCACGCTTCCTTTCGTGACAAGGGAACTGATCCCGATCCTTGAGTCTCAAGGAGTAGAAGAGGAAGAAGCGGGACTCTTACTCGGCGCCTCCACTCTCAAGGTCTTTTTTAAAATCGTAGTTCCTGGAATCAAATACGGGTTGTTATACGGAATCATCCTTTGTAACGCGAGAGCAATGGGAGAATTCGGAGCCGTCTCCGTTCTTTCCGGTCATATCAGAGGACAAACGAACACCTTACCCTTGCAGATCGAAGTTCTTTACAACGAATATAACTCGGTCGCCGCCTTTTCCGCCGCGTCCTTACTTGTGTTTTTATCCTTAATTACGCTCGTAGCAAAACAAATCTTGGAAAGAAAAATCAAGGTCACAAAAAAAGAAGCACTGCTCCAAGAGGAGGCATAA
- a CDS encoding sulfate/molybdate ABC transporter ATP-binding protein: protein MGIEVKNIVKRFGNFTAINNLSLEVPSGELVALLGPSGSGKTTLLRIIAGLEDADSGEVIFEGKEVGKKNAKDRGVGFVFQHYALFRHMTIFENIAFGLEVRKRSERPSKEAIKEKVMSLLKLVQLENFHNRYPAELSGGQRQRIALARALAIEPRFLLLDEPFGALDAKVRKELRSWLRRLHDEIHITSVFVTHDQEEALEVSDKVVILRSGKIEQVGTPDEVYNHPKNSFVFHFLGDVNLFHGRVQGGQTQLGEIKVDAPEHAEVENANAVGYVRPYDVEILREPIPAQTIPAEIQYIHSTGRIVKVDLKRLDTGAILESQLNSTEFQNLNLLPGETVHIRFRKIKVYVEDYTI, encoded by the coding sequence ATGGGAATCGAAGTTAAGAATATCGTTAAACGATTCGGAAATTTTACCGCCATAAACAATTTATCCTTGGAAGTTCCTTCCGGAGAATTGGTCGCGCTTTTAGGACCTTCCGGTTCCGGTAAAACAACTCTTTTAAGAATCATCGCGGGATTGGAAGACGCCGATTCGGGAGAAGTAATCTTCGAAGGAAAGGAAGTCGGGAAAAAGAACGCGAAGGACAGAGGAGTCGGTTTCGTTTTTCAACACTACGCCCTCTTTCGCCATATGACGATTTTTGAAAATATCGCTTTCGGTCTCGAAGTCAGAAAACGATCGGAAAGACCGAGCAAAGAAGCGATCAAAGAAAAGGTGATGAGCCTTTTGAAACTCGTTCAATTGGAAAATTTTCACAACCGTTATCCGGCCGAATTGTCCGGAGGACAAAGGCAAAGAATTGCACTCGCAAGAGCTCTCGCGATCGAGCCTCGTTTTTTGCTGTTAGATGAACCGTTCGGTGCGCTGGACGCAAAAGTAAGAAAGGAACTCAGAAGTTGGCTCAGACGTCTTCACGATGAGATACACATCACGAGTGTGTTTGTAACTCACGATCAGGAAGAGGCACTTGAAGTTTCGGATAAGGTCGTCATTTTACGTTCCGGTAAGATAGAACAAGTGGGAACTCCGGACGAAGTCTACAATCATCCGAAAAACTCCTTCGTATTTCACTTCCTGGGAGACGTGAATCTTTTCCATGGAAGAGTCCAAGGTGGGCAAACGCAATTAGGTGAGATCAAAGTAGACGCTCCCGAACACGCGGAAGTGGAAAACGCGAACGCTGTCGGTTATGTGCGTCCGTATGACGTAGAAATTTTAAGAGAGCCGATCCCGGCCCAAACGATTCCGGCCGAGATTCAATACATTCATTCGACGGGAAGAATTGTAAAAGTCGATCTCAAACGTTTGGATACGGGTGCAATCCTGGAATCTCAACTCAACTCGACCGAGTTTCAAAATCTCAACTTACTTCCGGGAGAAACGGTTCATATTCGTTTTAGAAAGATCAAGGTTTACGTAGAAGATTATACGATCTAA